From the Bacteroidota bacterium genome, one window contains:
- a CDS encoding Rv1355c family protein, whose amino-acid sequence MEHLQLNAQIFNKLNSSEAGELQRLITEKKPTIFDEIYSQLRELIKSKHPKVKLKDDEYEALINQHLQGIPLTDYGVWVYYSWSNRLVHLLGEEEFILVRTNRNQYKITPEEREVLSLKKIGVIGLSVGQSIALTMAMERTFGELRLADFDLLELSNLNRIRSGVHNLGISKVTMAAREIAEMDPFLKVVCFPEGLTHDNMDTFFNEGGKLDLLVDECDGLDIKIQCRYKARELGIPVIMDTSDRGMMDIERFDLEPDRPILHGLVGDLDPKKIAGLTNEQKIPYILPMVGADTISTRLKASMLEVEQTITTWPQLASSVALGGALGTDVARRILLNQLHASGRFYIDLEELIADEKPIGNTDTYNPIDEPKENGLDYFANLQHPEVTLTEHKEDVSLAILKPMVEAACHAPSGGNMQPWKWIWKNSTLYLYHEVSASYSFLDYKHLGSYIGFGAAMENLKIKASENGLKPIVKTFVPNSTNNLIAAIQFEKSNTPKDDLLPSLFVRGTNRKVEAKQALSSDTLEALNKEIASLNEISLKWISDTNDLTKAAEIITTTDMLRVLHPQGHYDLFVKELRWNKEQTESTADGVDIETMESSASDRAGLLLASDEKAIAYLRNWNMGTGFKKISAKGVINSSAIGLITASSDEAMSYINGGSALQRIWIKANQSGLCFQPISASLFMFARLANENESTFNKHSKALMLKMYEEFKALWQLNSKETAIFMFKLHIAGEPTARSLRKPIEKQFYYHM is encoded by the coding sequence ATGGAGCACCTTCAATTGAACGCACAAATATTTAATAAGCTTAATTCCAGTGAAGCAGGGGAACTACAAAGATTAATTACTGAAAAAAAACCTACCATTTTTGACGAGATATACAGCCAATTACGCGAATTAATTAAATCAAAACACCCTAAAGTTAAATTAAAAGACGATGAATATGAAGCCCTGATTAATCAGCATTTACAGGGTATTCCATTAACAGATTATGGCGTTTGGGTTTATTATAGCTGGAGCAACAGATTGGTGCATTTATTGGGAGAAGAAGAGTTTATTTTAGTTAGAACAAACAGAAATCAATATAAAATTACCCCGGAGGAGCGTGAAGTTTTATCGTTAAAGAAAATTGGTGTAATAGGCTTGTCAGTTGGCCAAAGCATAGCGTTAACCATGGCTATGGAAAGAACTTTTGGCGAATTGCGCTTAGCCGATTTTGATTTGCTAGAATTAAGCAATTTGAACAGAATTAGGTCAGGTGTACATAATTTAGGAATTTCTAAAGTAACCATGGCTGCGCGTGAGATTGCGGAGATGGATCCATTTTTAAAAGTAGTTTGTTTTCCGGAGGGTTTAACCCATGATAATATGGATACCTTTTTTAACGAAGGAGGCAAACTTGATTTATTGGTGGATGAGTGCGATGGGTTAGATATTAAGATTCAATGCAGGTACAAAGCACGCGAACTGGGTATACCCGTAATAATGGATACAAGCGATAGGGGAATGATGGATATAGAAAGGTTTGATTTAGAACCTGACAGACCTATATTACATGGACTTGTTGGCGATTTAGACCCCAAAAAAATAGCCGGTTTAACCAACGAGCAAAAAATACCTTATATATTGCCTATGGTTGGCGCAGATACTATTTCAACGCGTTTAAAAGCAAGTATGTTGGAGGTAGAGCAAACTATTACTACCTGGCCACAATTAGCTTCCTCAGTAGCATTGGGCGGTGCTTTAGGAACGGATGTAGCCAGAAGAATTTTACTCAATCAGTTACATGCATCAGGTAGGTTTTATATTGATTTGGAAGAGTTGATTGCCGATGAAAAACCAATTGGTAACACAGATACATATAATCCTATTGATGAACCGAAGGAAAATGGCTTGGATTATTTTGCCAACCTGCAACATCCGGAAGTAACATTAACAGAGCATAAGGAAGATGTTAGCTTAGCTATTTTAAAACCAATGGTAGAAGCTGCCTGCCATGCACCGAGCGGAGGCAATATGCAACCCTGGAAATGGATATGGAAAAACAGTACGCTGTATTTATACCACGAAGTATCAGCCTCTTATTCCTTTTTAGATTATAAGCATTTAGGTAGTTATATTGGTTTTGGTGCAGCTATGGAGAACTTAAAAATAAAAGCAAGCGAAAATGGTCTAAAACCTATTGTTAAAACGTTTGTTCCAAACAGTACCAATAACTTAATAGCAGCTATACAGTTTGAAAAAAGTAATACCCCTAAAGATGATTTATTACCATCCCTTTTTGTAAGAGGTACGAATAGAAAAGTAGAAGCCAAACAAGCTTTAAGTTCAGATACGCTTGAAGCATTAAACAAAGAAATTGCCTCTTTAAATGAAATAAGTTTAAAGTGGATAAGCGATACGAATGATTTAACAAAAGCGGCTGAAATTATAACCACAACAGATATGTTAAGGGTATTGCATCCGCAAGGGCATTACGATCTTTTTGTAAAAGAATTACGCTGGAATAAAGAGCAAACAGAAAGCACCGCTGATGGTGTTGATATAGAAACAATGGAATCAAGTGCCAGCGATAGAGCAGGTTTACTTTTAGCATCTGATGAAAAAGCCATTGCCTATTTACGCAACTGGAACATGGGTACAGGTTTTAAAAAAATATCGGCAAAGGGCGTTATTAATTCATCGGCTATTGGTTTAATCACTGCTTCGTCAGATGAGGCTATGTCATACATAAACGGAGGCTCAGCCTTACAACGTATATGGATTAAAGCCAATCAATCAGGCCTTTGTTTTCAGCCAATTTCAGCTTCTTTGTTTATGTTTGCACGATTAGCTAATGAAAATGAAAGTACATTTAATAAGCATTCTAAAGCCTTAATGCTCAAAATGTATGAAGAATTTAAGGCCTTGTGGCAATTAAATAGTAAGGAAACTGCTATTTTTATGTTTAAGTTGCATATTGCAGGAGAGCCTACTGCACGGTCATTAAGGAAACCCATAGAAAAACAATTTTATTACCATATGTAA
- a CDS encoding response regulator has protein sequence METSDINEKIKVLYLDDEEFNLHAFKATFRFKYQVFVTTKALDALQLIEEEGIFIVISDQRMPEITGVEFLKMVVGKFPNTKRIMLTGYSDHSDTVNAINDGKICQYVTKPWNEEGLDAIIQASCKQYFEEEEIRAKADQLEDVSKERDQYKIESDQIEFMLRQKLLE, from the coding sequence ATGGAAACATCTGATATAAACGAGAAAATTAAAGTTCTTTATTTGGATGATGAAGAATTCAATCTTCATGCTTTTAAAGCAACATTCCGCTTTAAATATCAAGTATTTGTTACCACAAAAGCACTTGATGCATTGCAATTAATAGAAGAAGAAGGCATTTTCATCGTCATTTCAGATCAAAGAATGCCGGAAATTACCGGTGTTGAGTTCTTAAAAATGGTAGTAGGGAAGTTTCCAAACACAAAACGTATTATGCTTACCGGTTATAGCGACCACAGCGATACTGTTAATGCTATTAACGATGGTAAAATATGCCAGTATGTAACCAAACCCTGGAATGAAGAAGGATTGGATGCTATTATACAGGCTTCGTGCAAACAGTATTTTGAAGAGGAAGAGATAAGAGCAAAAGCTGACCAGTTAGAAGATGTAAGTAAAGAACGCGATCAATACAAAATAGAGAGCGATCAAATAGAATTTATGCTTCGTCAGAAACTATTGGAATAA